In the Kwoniella mangroviensis CBS 8507 chromosome 3, whole genome shotgun sequence genome, one interval contains:
- a CDS encoding serine/threonine-protein phosphatase PP1, translated as MGEQQNEIDLDSVIDRLLEVRGNRPGKAVQLAEYEIKYLCTKAREIFISQPILLELEAPIKICGDIHGQYYDLLRLFEYGGFPPEANYLFLGDYVDRGKQSLETICLLLAYKIKYPENFFILRGNHECASINRIYGFYDECKRRYNIKLWKTFTDCFNCLPIAAIIDEKIFTMHGGLSPDLQSMEQIRRVMRPTDVPDTGLLCDLLWSDPDKDITGWSENDRGVSFTFGPDVVSRFLQKHDMDLICRAHQVVEDGYEFFAKRQLVTLFSAPNYCGEFDNAGAMMSVDDTLLCSFQILKPAEKKAPKYGGYGASGRRQ; from the exons ATGGGCGAACAACAGAACGAAATCGACTTGGATTCGGTCATCGATCGACTTTtagagg TACGAGGAAATCGACCGGGTAAAGCTGTACAATTAGCAGAATATGAGATCAAATACCTTTGTACGAAAGCCCGAGAAATCTTCATCAGTCAACCTATCTTACTTGAATTGGAAGCTCCAATCAAGATCTGCG GCGATATTCACGGACAATACTATGATTTACTGAGGTTATTCGAATATGGCGGTTTCCCACCAGAAGCCAATTATCTGTTTTTGGGAGATTACGTCGACAGAGGAAAGCAATCACTCGAAACTATCTGTCTGCTCTTGGCGTACAAGATCAAATACCCAGaaaacttcttcatcttgagagGGAATCACGAATGCGCGAGTATCAATAGAATTTATGGATTCTACGATGAAT GCAAGCGACGTTATAACATCAAGTTGTGGAAGACCTTTACTGATTGTTTCAACTGTTTACCCATTGCTGCTATtatagatgagaagatcttcACTATGCACGGTGGTCTG AGTCCTGATCTTCAAAGCATGGAACAGATCCGAAGGGTAATGAGACCAACAGATGTCCCTGATACTG GTCTCCTTTGTGATCTTCTTTGGTCTGATCCCGATAAGGATATCACAGGATGGAGTGAGAACGATCGAGGTGTATCATTCACATTTGGACCGGACGTGGTATCGCGATTCTTGCAAAAACATGATATGGATCTGATCTGTCGAGCacatcag GTCGTTGAGGATGGTTATGAGTTCTTCGCCAAACGTCAACTGGTAACCCTATTCTCGGCTCCTAATTATTgtggagag TTCGATAATGCCGGTGCTATGATGTCGGTCGACGACACATTACTCTGTTCCTTCCAG ATCCTCAAACCAGCCGAGAAGAAAGCGCCGAAATATGGGGGATACGGTGCCAGCGGACGGCGTCAGTGA